ATCGGCAGAAACAGTGCCACCAGCACGCCATCAAGAAATGACATGTGGTTCGGGGTGATCAACACCTTGGGTTTGTTCAGTACCGTCAGATCACCGCGCAGCTCGACGCGCCATAACAGGCGGCAGAGGAAACGCAGACAGGTGAATAACATGCCAGCTCCTTAGCAGTCGTTAAAAATGGCCCCTACGATGCAGGATTCAGGGATTTTCGACAAGTGGCGGTGCGATTTATCGCGCGGGGCTGCACGATAAATCGTTTTGTCTGCCAGCAGCGGTTTAGTCCTGAGAAGGTTCCGCCCGCTGATGGCAGCGGTTTAACACCGAGAAGGTTCCGCCCGCCAGGCATTGGGGAGTTTCAGTTGTAACGTGCAGGCGGACGGGTTAAGGCCCGAAGGCGCGGGCCTTAACAATCCGCGCCCTGCGGCGTCCTCGCGCAGCGCATAGCGCTGTCCCCTCGCTTATCACTCAGGCCATACGGACCGCGCGGATTCGCCATCCATGGCTCATTCCGCTCTCTCGCCGCATCCATGCGGCTCGCCCTGGCCTTCCCTCTGCGCTCGGCGCTGCGGATGCCGCCCACCCCACCGCCTGAAAGACCGCAGAAAAAACAAAAAATAAAAAATAAAAAACGGAAAGCAAAAAGAAAGGCACTGAAAAGCACAGGTTTTGCAGCGGGGGGTGGGGCGCCATCCGGACTCGCTGAGCGAATGAAGGCTGCCAGGATGAGCCGCATGGATGCGGCGAAAGGCGGCGTTGAGCAGGAGCGAATCGACGCCGGTCCGTCGGCAGCGTGAAAGAGCGAAGGCACCGCGCAGCGGCGAGGGAGGCTGGCGCGAGGCCCGGGATTGCAAAGGGTGCGGCCAGGCACCCTTTGCTCGGTCGCCGCACCGGCGAACTGCAACTGCATCAGCCTGAGGCGAACGAAACCCGCTCAGTGCGAACGAAACCACCTCAGTGCGAACGAAACCACCTCAGAGCGAACGAACCCACCTCAGTGCGAACGCATATTAATGCGAATTATCCGCCTGCCAGCCACCGCCCAGCGCGGCAATCAACTCAACACTGGTCACCCATTGGGTGCTTTGCGTCGTCAGCAGGCTCTGCTGCTCACTCAGGCTGGTGTTTTCGGTGGTCGCCACGTCGAGATAATCAATCATCCCCGCCTCATACTGATTCCGCGTCACGCGTGCCGATTCCTGTGCCGCAGCAGTAGACAGTTGCAGTGAAACCAATTCGCCTTTCAGCGTGTTCAGCTCAACCAGATAATCTTCCACCTCCTGCATCCCTTCCAGCACCGCCTGGCGATAGCTGGCGACGCTGGCGTCGTAAGAAGCCCTCGCCTGCTCCACTTTTGCCGAGGTCGCGCCGAAGTCCAACAAGGTGCCACTCAGTTCTGGGCCAAGCGACCAGACACGATTCGGCAGCGAGAACAGATTGCTGAAGGTCGACGAACTGACGCCGCCGCTGGCGCTCAGCGTCAGATCCGGGTAGTAACCGGCAATCGCCACGCCCACTGCGGCATTGGCTGCCGCCACGTTACGTTCGGCATAGGCAATATCCGGGCGGCGTTGCAACAACTGGGATGGAACGCTGTTGGGGATATCCGGTAAGGTGGCCTCCAGCTTCGCCACCGGCAGCGAGAAATCTGCTGGCGCACGCCCCATCAGTAACGCAATCGCGTGCTCCAGTTGGGCGCGCTGCCACTGGTAGTCCTGCGCCGAGGCGCGGGCGCTCTCCAGCTGCATCTGGGCCTGCGCCAGGGTGGCACGCGATTCACTGCCCGCCTGATATTTGTTCTGAATCACCGTCAGATAGCGCTGGTAGGCATCAACGCTGCGCTGATACAGCGCGATTTTTTCATCCATGATGCGTAACTGGAAATAGTCCTGCGCCAGTTCTGACTGCGCGCTAAGGGTGATATTCGCCAGTTCGGCAGCACTTGCTTGGGCGCTGGCCTTGTTCTCTTCCAGCGTGCGGCGCAGCTTGCCCCACAGATCCAGCTCCCAACTGGCGCTCAGTTCAGCCTGATGGCTGTTGCTGACGCTGCGTTGGCCGGTGGTGCTGGCACGGCTGCCACTGCGGGTGCTGCTGGCGTCATAGCTGACGGAGGGGAACAATTCCGCGCGTGACTGCCCCGCCAACGCCTGGGCTTCGCGATATTGCGCCGCATAGTTGGCAACGTTCTGGTTGGAAATGCTGACCTGACGCAGCAGGCTGTCGAGCGTGGCATCGTGGTAGACCGACCACCATTCACCTTTGCTCTTATCATCCTGTGGCGTGGCCTGCGTCCAGCCTTTGGCCTCTTTAAAATGGGTCGGCATCGCCATCGTTGGACGCTGATAATCAGGGCCAACGGTACAGCCTGCCAGCAGCAGCGCCATAACGATCGGGGTAATAGGTAACGACATTTTCATGGATCAGGATTCCGCATGACGCAACCGCCGCCACTGACGTTTCGTGGCGCGGCTCAGACTATCGAGCCAGAGATAAACAACCGGCGTGGTAAACAGGGTAAGCAGTTGGCTAAGCGCCAGACCACCGGCAATCGCCAGACCGAGCGGACTGCGCAGATCGGCGTCACCGCCACTGCCCAGCGCCAGTGGCAATGCACCAAAGAATGCCGCCAGGGTGGTCATCATGATCGGGCGGAAACGCATCAGACAGGCTTGGGTGATCGCCTGTTGCGGCGTTAACCCAAGGCGGCGCTCTGCGTCGATGGCAAAGTCGATCATCATAATCGCGTTCTTTTTCACGATACCGATCAACAGGATAATGCCGATCAGCGCAATCACCGTCAGCTGCGTATTGGTCAGCAACAGCAGCAACAGCGCACCGACTCCCGCCGAAGGCAGCGTGGAGAGGATGGTGATCGGGTGGATGTAGCTTTCATACAACACGCCCAGCACGATATACACCGCCGCCAGTGCCGCCAGAATCAACCACGGCATGGTGGCCGTCAGCTGGGCAAAGGCAGCCGCTGTTCCGGCAAAGCCCGCCTGAATATTGGAAGGCAGTCCCAGTTTTGCCATCGCCTGTTTGATCAGCGCCTGCGCCTGTTCCAGCGAGACACCATCATTCAGGTTAAATGCGATGGTGCTGGTGGCTGACTGCCCCTGATGTGCCACCGACAGTGGCGCGTTGCCGCCTTTAAAGGTGGCGAATGCCGAGAGCGGCACACGATCGCCGCTGTCATTCACCACAAATAACGCCTTCAGAATATCCGGATCGCGGGTGTAGCTGTCCTGCAACGACATCACCACATGGTATTGGTTGAGCGTGTGGTACAGCGTGGCGATCTGGCGCTGGCTAAAGGAGTTATTCAGCATGGTGTCGATCATCTGCACGTTAACGCCCAGCATCTTCGCCCGATCGCGATCGATATTGATCACCACTTCCTGACCGCCGGTTTGCGAGTCAGAATCCACGCTATTCAACTGTGGGATCGCCGCCAGCGCCGCCTGCACTTTGGGGGTCCAGGTACGCAGCACATCCAGGTCGTCGGCTTGTAAGCTGTATTGATAGGTGGCGTTGGCGCTACGCCCCCCGATGTGCAGATCCTGCGCGGCCATCAGGAACAGTTGTCCACCGGCAATGTGGCTGGTTTTCATGCTCAGACGGTTAGCCACTTCGGTCGCGGTCGCGCTACGCTGGTCAAAATCTTTCAGGCGCACAAAGAAGTTAGCGCTGTTGCGCGAGCCAAACATGCCGCTGCCCATCGACGACATCACGCTTTCCACCGCCGGATCGGACTGGATGATCTTGGTGAACTCCAGCATCTTCGGTTTCATCGCCTGGAAGGAGATGTTCTGGTCAGCACGCAACGCGCCCATCAGCAGGCCGGTATCCTGGTTGGGGAAGAAGCCTTTCTGCACCACCGAATAGAGGAACAGATTGAGCAACACGGTCAACACCAGGCTGAGCATGGTAATTTTCTGGTGCGCCATCACCCACGCCAGACCGCGCGAATAGGCGGCCAACAGCGCATTGAGCTGGTTTTCAATGAACTGATACACCGGGTGCGGACGTTTGGTGACTTTCGGTTTGGCCTTCAGCAGACGCGCGCACAACATCGGCGTCAGGCTGAGCGAGACAAACATGGAGATCAGCAACGAGATGGTCAACGTCACCGCAAACTCGCGGAACAGACGCCCGACAATACTGCCCATCAGCAAGATAGGGATAAACACCGCAATCAACGACATGGTCATCGACAGCACGGTAAAACTCACTTCCTGCGCGCCACGTAAGGCGGCACGCAGCGGGCTAAGCCCTTCTTCAATATGGCGGGTGATGTTTTCCAACACCACAATCGCATCATCGACCACAAAGCCGGTGGAGATAATCAGCGCCATCAGCGACAGGTTATCGAGGCTGTAGCCAAGCAAATACATCACCGCACAGGTGCCAATCAGTGACACCGGCAGTGCCAGCGCCGGGATCACCACCGCCTGCACGTTGCGCAGGAAGATAAACACCACCGCAATCACCAGCATCACGGCAATCAGCAATGTTTCTTCCGTGTCGTACAGGGATTCGCGCACCGTCGGTGAACGGTCAACCACCACCTTCAACTGGGTATCGGCAGGCAGATCTTTTTCCAGCTCCGGCAACTGGGCCTTGATGGCATCGATCGTGTCGAGCATGTTGGCACCGGCCTGGCGCTTAATCCCCACCATCACCGACGGAGTGGCGTTCAGGAAACCGGCCTGGTACTTGTCTTCAATCGAGTCATAGACGGTCGCGACATCATGCAGGCGCACCGCTTTGCCGTCTTTATAGGTGACGATCAGATTGCGGTACTGCGCCGCCTTGTCCAACTGGCCATTGCTGTCCACCACCCAGGATTGGCTATTGCCTTGCAGGATACCTTTCGGCAGGTTGGTGGTGCTGTCGGCAATCGCGGTCCGTACCGTATCGAGCGAGATACCGTACTGCGTCAGCTTCTGCGGTTGCAGATCGATACGCACCGCAGGCAGCGCACTGCCCATCAGCGAGACTTCACCGACACCCTGCACCTGGCTTACCGCCTGCTCGATCTTGCTCTCAGCCAGATCGTAGAGTTCGCCCGGGGTGCGGGTAGCCGACACCAGCGCCAGCATCACAATCGGCGCATCCGACGGGTTGGCCTTGCGATAGGTTGGCAGCGATTCCATGGAGCTGGGCAGCAGACTGCGCGCTGCGTTGATCGCCGCCTGCACATCACGCGCCGCGCCGTTGATATCGCGGTCCAGTTCAAACTGCAAAATAATGGTACTGGAGCCCTGCGAGCTGCTGGAGGTCATCTCGGTGATCCCGGCGATCTGACCAAGCGAGCGTTCCAGCGGGGTGGCCACCGTGGCCGCCATGGTTTCCGGGCTGGCACCGGCCAGACTGGCGCTGACCATAATGGTCGGGAAATCCACCTGCGGCAGTGGTGCTACCGGCAATAACCGGTAGCCCAACAGGCCGAGCAGCATGATCGACAGCGTCAGCAGTAAGGTGGTGACCGGGCGGAAGATAAACAGCCGCGTCAAATTCATTGCTCGCCTCGCGCCTGCTGCTGTTTGCGTTGCACGAAACGCTTACCGCGTTGCGCCCAGCCATCAAACCACAGATAGATGACCGGCGTGGAGAACAGCGTCAGCACCTGGCTGACGATCAATCCGCCGACAATCACCAGACCGAGTGGCTGGCGCAGTTCCGCGCCGGAACCCGAGGCCAGCATCAGCGGCAGCGCACCGAGCAGCGCGGCCATGGTGGTCATCAGAATCGGGCGGAAACGCAACAAACACGCCTGATGGATGGCGTCGCGTGGACTCATCCCCTCTTTGTTTTCCGCTTCCAGCGCAAAGTCGATCATCATAATCGCGTTCTTCTTCACGATACCGATCAACAGGATCACCCCGATCAGCGCAATCAGGCTGAACTCGCTGCCCGCCAGCAGCAGCGTCAACAGCGCCCCGACGGCGGCTGACGGCAGCGTGGAGAGAATGGTTACCGGATGGATAAAGCTTTCGTACAGAATACCCAGCACCACATACATGGTGATCAGTGCCGCCAGAATCAGCCACAGCGTATTGCTGGTGGCGCTCTGGAAGGCCGAGGTCTCACCCTGATAGCGCAGCGTAATGCTCGACGGTAGATTCAGCTGTTGCGTCACTTCGGTAATGGCTTTCTGCGCATCCTCCAGCGAATAGTCGCTGTTGAGGTTAAACGACACCATCACTGCCGGGAACTGGTTGAGGCGCATATGCATCAGTGAACCGGTGCGCTGATGAATGGTGGCGATCGAGGTCAGTTTCACCATGCCGGTGGTGCTGCTGGTTGAATCAGTGCTGCTGGAGCTACTGCTGGTGGAACTGGAGCTGGAGCTTGAACTGGTACTGCTGGACGACGAGGTCGTGCTGCTGGTGCTGCTATCGCTACTGCTGGTGGTCGAGGGCAGATAGACATCGTCGAACGAAGCCGGCGATTGCTGGAAATTCGGTGCCACTTCCAGCACCACGCGATACTGGTTTGCCTGGGTAAAGATGGTGGAAACCAGACGCTGACCAAAGCTGTTATACAGCGCAGTATCGACATCGGAGGCCGTGATGCCATAGCGCGCAGCTTTGTCGCGGTTCAGCTCCACGTAGGCCACACGACCCTGATCCTGCAAGTTGCTCACCACGCCGTTAAATTCCGGGCGTTTCTGTAACGCGGCAACCAGTTGTGGCGTCCATTTCACCAGGTTTTCGCTGTCTGCATCGTCGAGAGTGAACTGATACTGATTCGGTGTGACCTGATCGTTGACGGTCAGATCCTGCGCCGGTTGCAGATAAAGCTGGATGCCCGTCACCTGCGCGGCGGCCTGTTGCAGCTGCTTGATCACCACGTCGGCTTTATCATCACGCTCGCCAAACGGTTTAAGGTTGATCTGGATGCTGCCGCTGTTGAGGCTGGTATTGGTGCCATCGATGCCAATGGTAGAGGAGAGGCTCTCCACCGAAGGATTTTGCAGAATTACCTGCGCCAGCGCCTGCTGACGTTTCGACATCTCATT
The DNA window shown above is from Pantoea sp. At-9b and carries:
- a CDS encoding efflux transporter outer membrane subunit, with protein sequence MKMSLPITPIVMALLLAGCTVGPDYQRPTMAMPTHFKEAKGWTQATPQDDKSKGEWWSVYHDATLDSLLRQVSISNQNVANYAAQYREAQALAGQSRAELFPSVSYDASSTRSGSRASTTGQRSVSNSHQAELSASWELDLWGKLRRTLEENKASAQASAAELANITLSAQSELAQDYFQLRIMDEKIALYQRSVDAYQRYLTVIQNKYQAGSESRATLAQAQMQLESARASAQDYQWQRAQLEHAIALLMGRAPADFSLPVAKLEATLPDIPNSVPSQLLQRRPDIAYAERNVAAANAAVGVAIAGYYPDLTLSASGGVSSSTFSNLFSLPNRVWSLGPELSGTLLDFGATSAKVEQARASYDASVASYRQAVLEGMQEVEDYLVELNTLKGELVSLQLSTAAAQESARVTRNQYEAGMIDYLDVATTENTSLSEQQSLLTTQSTQWVTSVELIAALGGGWQADNSH
- a CDS encoding efflux RND transporter permease subunit, with amino-acid sequence MNLTRLFIFRPVTTLLLTLSIMLLGLLGYRLLPVAPLPQVDFPTIMVSASLAGASPETMAATVATPLERSLGQIAGITEMTSSSSQGSSTIILQFELDRDINGAARDVQAAINAARSLLPSSMESLPTYRKANPSDAPIVMLALVSATRTPGELYDLAESKIEQAVSQVQGVGEVSLMGSALPAVRIDLQPQKLTQYGISLDTVRTAIADSTTNLPKGILQGNSQSWVVDSNGQLDKAAQYRNLIVTYKDGKAVRLHDVATVYDSIEDKYQAGFLNATPSVMVGIKRQAGANMLDTIDAIKAQLPELEKDLPADTQLKVVVDRSPTVRESLYDTEETLLIAVMLVIAVVFIFLRNVQAVVIPALALPVSLIGTCAVMYLLGYSLDNLSLMALIISTGFVVDDAIVVLENITRHIEEGLSPLRAALRGAQEVSFTVLSMTMSLIAVFIPILLMGSIVGRLFREFAVTLTISLLISMFVSLSLTPMLCARLLKAKPKVTKRPHPVYQFIENQLNALLAAYSRGLAWVMAHQKITMLSLVLTVLLNLFLYSVVQKGFFPNQDTGLLMGALRADQNISFQAMKPKMLEFTKIIQSDPAVESVMSSMGSGMFGSRNSANFFVRLKDFDQRSATATEVANRLSMKTSHIAGGQLFLMAAQDLHIGGRSANATYQYSLQADDLDVLRTWTPKVQAALAAIPQLNSVDSDSQTGGQEVVINIDRDRAKMLGVNVQMIDTMLNNSFSQRQIATLYHTLNQYHVVMSLQDSYTRDPDILKALFVVNDSGDRVPLSAFATFKGGNAPLSVAHQGQSATSTIAFNLNDGVSLEQAQALIKQAMAKLGLPSNIQAGFAGTAAAFAQLTATMPWLILAALAAVYIVLGVLYESYIHPITILSTLPSAGVGALLLLLLTNTQLTVIALIGIILLIGIVKKNAIMMIDFAIDAERRLGLTPQQAITQACLMRFRPIMMTTLAAFFGALPLALGSGGDADLRSPLGLAIAGGLALSQLLTLFTTPVVYLWLDSLSRATKRQWRRLRHAES